A stretch of the Deltaproteobacteria bacterium genome encodes the following:
- a CDS encoding AAA family ATPase — MTDAGLLAAPEGKTLEFKQDLSSPRNLLRTLAAFANTAGGRVIIGVKDKTREVLGIDQPLDEEERLCSLIADSISPRLVPSVEMITVDGKTLLVIEVFLSNSRPHYLRSEGPENGVYVRLGSTNRKADRELVAELRRSAEGVSFDETPLPGLTLEALDTEALKKAFEGIRPIDEQNLLTLRLAVREQGRIVPSRGGMLLFGRNRTEHFPDCWAQCGRFLGLDKARIFDHIELEEPLPELVDSILLFLKKHAMRGADFSDIRRRDVWSIPLEPLREAVINALVHADWSQRGGPVRVAFFDDRIEIENPGILPPGMTVEDMRRGVSKIRNPVIARVFRELRLIEQWGSGVPRIFRETAAAGFPEPYITELGLRLRFVFPLKETVRIQDGTKPEQKAQVETKSRLESRLESRLESRLESRLASRIILLLRDNAAGKAELARLLGHATVSGELHKQIRRLLGLDWIEMTIPDKPKSRMQKYRLTEKGKAALEEEK, encoded by the coding sequence ATGACCGATGCCGGACTGCTTGCGGCCCCCGAAGGCAAGACCCTTGAATTCAAGCAGGACCTCTCTTCCCCCAGAAACCTTCTCCGGACGCTGGCAGCCTTTGCCAATACGGCGGGCGGCAGGGTGATCATAGGGGTGAAGGACAAAACCCGGGAAGTGCTGGGGATAGACCAGCCGCTGGACGAAGAGGAGCGGCTCTGCAGCCTGATTGCCGACTCCATCAGCCCCAGGCTGGTGCCCAGTGTGGAAATGATCACCGTGGACGGTAAAACCCTGCTTGTGATAGAGGTGTTCCTGAGCAATTCCCGCCCCCACTATCTCCGCTCCGAGGGGCCGGAAAACGGAGTGTACGTCCGCCTTGGCTCCACCAACCGCAAGGCCGACCGGGAACTCGTCGCCGAACTGCGCCGCTCGGCCGAAGGCGTCTCCTTTGACGAAACGCCCCTTCCCGGGCTGACCCTTGAAGCTCTTGACACGGAGGCACTCAAGAAGGCCTTTGAAGGCATCCGGCCCATAGACGAGCAGAACCTCCTGACCCTGAGGCTGGCTGTCAGGGAGCAGGGCAGGATCGTCCCCTCGCGGGGCGGCATGCTGCTTTTCGGCCGGAACCGCACGGAGCATTTCCCCGACTGCTGGGCGCAGTGCGGCCGCTTTTTGGGGCTGGACAAAGCCCGGATCTTCGACCATATCGAACTGGAAGAACCACTGCCGGAACTTGTGGATTCCATTCTGCTCTTTCTCAAAAAACACGCCATGCGGGGAGCCGATTTTTCGGACATCCGGCGCCGGGACGTGTGGAGTATCCCCCTGGAACCCCTGCGGGAAGCGGTAATCAATGCCCTCGTCCACGCAGACTGGTCCCAGAGGGGCGGCCCTGTGCGGGTTGCCTTTTTCGACGACCGCATCGAGATAGAAAATCCGGGCATACTGCCGCCGGGAATGACCGTGGAAGACATGCGCCGCGGCGTATCGAAAATACGCAACCCCGTCATCGCCCGGGTGTTCCGGGAACTGAGGCTGATAGAGCAGTGGGGGTCGGGCGTTCCCCGGATCTTTCGGGAGACTGCGGCCGCCGGTTTTCCCGAGCCGTACATTACGGAGCTTGGCTTGCGCCTCCGTTTTGTGTTTCCTCTGAAAGAAACCGTGCGGATACAGGACGGCACGAAACCTGAGCAGAAGGCACAAGTCGAAACAAAGTCACGGCTAGAGTCACGGCTAGAGTCACGGCTAGAGTCACGGCTAGAGTCACGGCTGGCAAGCAGAATCATTCTTTTGCTTCGGGACAATGCCGCAGGAAAGGCGGAACTGGCCCGTTTGCTCGGGCATGCAACCGTTTCGGGTGAACTGCATAAACAGATCAGACGGCTTCTCGGCCTTGACTGGATAGAAATGACCATCCCCGATAAACCGAAAAGCCGTATGCAGAAGTACCGTCTAACCGAAAAAGGTAAAGCGGCGCTGGAGGAAGAAAAATGA
- a CDS encoding ADP-ribosylglycohydrolase yields the protein EDAVRNAVSLGGDTDTLAAITGSIAGPFYGIPDDIRNTALTYLDDYLRAMYEEWETFIGKGTGPSGS from the coding sequence GAGGACGCCGTTCGGAACGCCGTCTCCCTTGGAGGAGACACAGACACCCTTGCCGCAATAACCGGATCCATCGCCGGACCCTTTTACGGTATCCCCGATGACATCCGAAATACTGCCCTGACCTACCTGGACGACTACCTCCGCGCCATGTACGAGGAATGGGAGACTTTCATCGGGAAGGGCACTGGCCCTTCAGGAAGTTGA
- a CDS encoding N-6 DNA methylase produces MPKLEHIEAIEKRLWSAADTLRANSNYAGNEYFLPVMGLVFLRHAYSRFLSVKDGIEAGLPKRGGRSRPLTKEDFSQKSSIFLRPQAQFDTLVSLPDSADRARAIIDAMESIEADYESLRGILPKNEYQELDNAVLGQLLRTLNPEELKRVSGDVFGRIYEYFLTQFADQKAHDGGEFFTPVSLVSLIANVIEPGGGIVLDPACGSGGMFVQSARVVERRHENPTEKLTFFGLEKNATTIRLAKMNLAVHGLEGDMKKAITYYEDPHELLRKADFVMANPPFNVDEIDADKVKNDPRLPFGLPGVNRKGKVSNGNYVWISYFYSYLNERGRAGFVMSSQASSAGRDEAAVRRKLVETGDVDIMIAIRSNFFYTRTVPCELWFLNRGKPEAHRDKVLMIDARNVYRKVTRKIYDFSPEQEQNLLAIVRLYRGETERYLDLVAEYCRRMLAEGASCFSAPEENGGTVQPLPDFAASIEGLRSAAEPFISTLPGDAPHVEALRELDPALLTFTGDAAAFRKTIAEDQAAGKHQTTGNGELKKAVDRLASMAGTSRDLVKQTDLLFKLACRLVETCENGCGARESDVWAARAVARSRRDADEARSLAVEQLKQVRYFWKQARWLTERFPDAKLRDVEGLVKLADRAEIEANDWSLTPGRYVGVAPEEEDENFDFEEALREIHVELEDLNAEAVKLAAAIKKNFEELGI; encoded by the coding sequence ATGCCCAAGCTTGAACACATCGAAGCCATAGAAAAGAGGCTCTGGAGCGCGGCAGACACCCTGCGGGCGAACTCCAACTACGCCGGCAACGAATATTTCCTTCCCGTGATGGGCCTTGTTTTTCTGCGCCATGCCTACAGCCGGTTTCTTTCAGTCAAGGACGGCATCGAGGCGGGGCTCCCGAAAAGAGGTGGCAGATCCCGGCCTTTGACGAAAGAAGACTTCTCCCAGAAAAGCTCCATCTTCCTGCGCCCTCAGGCTCAGTTCGACACCCTCGTATCCCTCCCGGACAGCGCCGACAGGGCCAGGGCCATCATTGACGCCATGGAATCCATAGAGGCCGACTATGAGAGTCTTCGGGGCATCCTGCCCAAAAACGAATACCAGGAACTGGACAACGCCGTCCTCGGCCAGCTTCTTCGTACGCTCAACCCGGAAGAACTCAAGCGGGTCTCCGGCGATGTTTTCGGACGCATCTACGAATACTTCCTGACCCAGTTCGCCGACCAGAAAGCCCACGACGGCGGGGAATTCTTCACCCCCGTCTCGCTGGTCTCCCTGATCGCCAATGTTATTGAACCGGGCGGCGGCATTGTGCTGGACCCCGCCTGCGGTTCCGGAGGCATGTTCGTCCAGAGTGCGAGGGTGGTGGAGCGGCGTCACGAAAATCCCACCGAAAAACTTACCTTTTTCGGCCTGGAGAAGAACGCTACAACCATCCGTCTTGCCAAGATGAACCTCGCCGTTCATGGCCTCGAAGGGGACATGAAGAAAGCCATCACTTACTACGAGGACCCCCATGAACTGCTCCGCAAAGCAGATTTTGTCATGGCCAATCCCCCCTTCAACGTGGACGAGATCGACGCCGACAAGGTGAAAAACGATCCCCGCCTGCCCTTCGGGCTGCCCGGTGTCAACAGGAAGGGCAAGGTATCCAACGGCAACTATGTCTGGATCAGCTACTTCTACAGCTATCTGAACGAACGGGGCAGGGCGGGGTTCGTTATGTCCTCCCAGGCCTCCAGCGCCGGGCGGGATGAAGCCGCTGTCCGCCGGAAACTGGTGGAAACCGGTGATGTGGACATCATGATCGCCATCCGCTCGAATTTCTTCTACACCCGCACCGTGCCCTGCGAGCTCTGGTTCCTCAACCGTGGCAAGCCTGAAGCCCACCGGGACAAGGTTCTGATGATCGACGCCCGGAATGTCTACCGCAAGGTCACCCGGAAAATTTACGACTTTTCGCCGGAACAGGAGCAGAATCTCCTGGCCATCGTCCGGCTCTACCGGGGAGAGACCGAACGCTACCTCGACCTCGTTGCGGAGTACTGCCGCCGCATGCTGGCAGAAGGAGCATCCTGCTTCTCGGCTCCTGAGGAAAACGGCGGGACGGTACAGCCGCTGCCGGATTTCGCCGCATCCATCGAAGGGCTTCGCAGCGCGGCGGAACCCTTCATTAGCACACTGCCCGGCGACGCCCCCCACGTAGAAGCCCTTCGGGAACTGGACCCCGCCCTCCTCACATTCACCGGGGACGCGGCGGCATTCCGGAAAACTATCGCCGAAGACCAGGCGGCAGGGAAACACCAGACAACGGGCAACGGGGAACTGAAGAAAGCCGTGGACCGTCTTGCCTCTATGGCGGGAACCAGCCGTGATCTAGTCAAACAGACGGACCTGCTCTTCAAGCTCGCCTGCCGCCTGGTCGAAACCTGCGAAAACGGGTGCGGCGCCCGGGAAAGCGATGTTTGGGCGGCCCGCGCTGTCGCCCGTTCCCGCAGGGACGCCGACGAAGCCCGGTCTTTGGCCGTTGAGCAGCTCAAACAGGTACGCTACTTCTGGAAACAGGCCCGCTGGCTGACCGAACGCTTCCCCGACGCGAAACTCCGTGACGTGGAAGGTCTGGTCAAGCTGGCGGACCGGGCCGAAATCGAAGCCAACGACTGGAGCCTCACCCCTGGCCGCTACGTCGGCGTGGCCCCCGAGGAAGAGGACGAGAACTTCGATTTCGAAGAAGCCCTCAGGGAAATCCATGTCGAACTGGAAGACCTGAACGCCGAGGCCGTGAAACTGGCCGCCGCGATAAAGAAGAACTTCGAGGAGCTGGGAATATGA
- a CDS encoding restriction endonuclease subunit S, with product MSWPLIPVCDLCELAVDCVNKTAPTVEYETEFKMIRTTNVKGGFIDLNEVRYVTEDVFKKWTRRSKPRYGDVVLTREAPVGEVGRFTSEDEKVFLGQRLFHYRPNPQKLDWNFLAYVLQSPQVQGKFKGMGFGATVDHVRVGDAEKLPIPYPPLSIQQRIGSVLSAYDDLIENNRRRIQLLEQAARLLYKEWFVHLRFPGHEHTKIVDGVPEGWEKKYAPEVIAFNPIEKVKKGTSIKYIPMSGLSTTNMTIDLCDSEIRTTSTSVRFRNGDVLFARITPCLENGKTGFVNFLAADEIACGSTEFLILRGRFVSPFFTYCLARTHEFRESAIKSMTGSSGRQRVQPGCFDEFVIALPKTILLQQFDEYVSPLFTQIGLLVRESNQLSKARDLLLPKLMSGEVSV from the coding sequence ATGAGCTGGCCATTGATACCAGTGTGTGACCTTTGTGAGCTTGCAGTTGACTGCGTTAATAAAACAGCTCCGACAGTAGAGTATGAAACAGAGTTCAAGATGATTCGAACCACTAATGTTAAAGGTGGTTTTATAGATCTTAACGAGGTTCGATACGTAACCGAAGATGTTTTCAAAAAATGGACCAGACGATCAAAACCACGATATGGAGACGTTGTTCTCACAAGAGAAGCTCCCGTTGGTGAAGTGGGAAGATTCACATCTGAGGATGAAAAAGTATTTCTAGGTCAGAGGCTTTTCCACTATCGACCCAATCCTCAAAAGCTCGATTGGAACTTCTTGGCATACGTTCTGCAATCACCACAGGTTCAGGGGAAATTCAAGGGTATGGGCTTCGGCGCGACTGTTGATCACGTGCGAGTTGGCGATGCCGAAAAACTTCCAATACCCTATCCGCCTCTTAGTATTCAACAGAGGATAGGTAGCGTACTCTCCGCCTACGATGACCTGATCGAGAACAACCGGCGGCGGATTCAACTGCTGGAACAGGCGGCGCGGCTGCTCTACAAAGAATGGTTCGTCCACCTCCGCTTCCCCGGCCACGAACACACCAAAATCGTTGACGGCGTGCCGGAGGGGTGGGAAAAGAAATACGCTCCCGAAGTTATCGCTTTTAATCCGATAGAAAAAGTCAAAAAGGGAACTTCGATAAAGTATATTCCGATGTCGGGGCTCTCTACTACAAATATGACTATTGATTTATGTGACTCAGAAATTCGAACTACATCAACATCAGTCCGCTTTAGAAACGGAGATGTACTTTTCGCACGAATTACACCCTGTCTGGAAAACGGGAAAACCGGTTTCGTAAATTTCCTGGCTGCAGATGAGATTGCCTGCGGATCAACCGAATTTCTTATTCTTCGCGGTCGCTTTGTAAGTCCTTTTTTCACCTATTGCCTCGCAAGAACACACGAATTCCGGGAATCAGCCATAAAAAGTATGACTGGTTCATCGGGGAGGCAGAGAGTTCAACCTGGGTGTTTTGATGAATTTGTTATTGCACTACCGAAGACAATTCTCCTTCAACAGTTTGATGAATATGTCTCTCCACTTTTCACGCAGATTGGCTTGCTTGTTCGAGAATCTAACCAACTTTCCAAAGCCCGCGATCTCCTCCTGCCCAAACTGATGAGCGGGGAGGTGTCGGTTTGA